One window of Saccharomyces kudriavzevii IFO 1802 strain IFO1802 genome assembly, chromosome: 10 genomic DNA carries:
- the SYS1 gene encoding Sys1p (similar to Saccharomyces cerevisiae SYS1 (YJL004C); ancestral locus Anc_5.207) — protein MFSIRRYLRVPNELKPSQIFKQDSLSPSKIGLQIVLLQIFYYTTATILFYCWAKLAGYDLEIKDWLFSWKNIEFTNACGLSLSLLWLLDSLICVFFLTVIVGRSKLAWDFAITIHAINFIVVFFYTWEFPTFSWFFLQILSSLILIFLGTWTTRWRELRDTFFEGLVDPNEGGNQLVASSQEYNDRTIAGQSPIQLKDLESQI, from the coding sequence ATGTTTTCGATAAGAAGGTATTTGCGGGTGCCGAATGAGTTGAAACCCTCTCAGATATTTAAACAGGATTCTCTTTCTCCAAGTAAGATTGGGCTTCAGATAGTCCTCctacaaattttttattatactACGGCCACCATTCTTTTCTACTGCTGGGCCAAACTGGCAGGTTATGATCTCGAAATCAAGGAttggcttttttcttggaagaacATTGAGTTCACGAACGCTTGCGGCCTCTCCCTGTCCCTGTTGTGGCTTTTGGATTCACTAATAtgtgtattttttctaaCAGTTATCGTTGGTAGAAGTAAGTTAGCATGGGACTTTGCTATTACCATACACGCCATTAATTTTATAGTGGTTTTTTTCTATACATGGGAATTTCCTAccttttcttggttttttcttcaaattttatcCTCCTTAATACTGATATTTTTAGGGACGTGGACGACAAGATGGAGGGAACTCAGAgatactttttttgaaggattaGTTGATCCCAACGAAGGGGGGAACCAGCTGGTCGCGTCGAGTCAAGAGTATAATGATCGCACAATAGCCGGCCAATCACCAATACAACTCAAGGATCTAGAGAGCCAAATATGA
- the COX16 gene encoding Cox16p (similar to Saccharomyces cerevisiae COX16 (YJL003W); ancestral locus Anc_5.212) has product MSFSGKKFRSRRQLLAYEASLAGRYKKALGKHPFLFFGLPFCATIVLGSFWLSSFTAIKYEQGDRKVQEINEEDILKMKKNQREFDIKEEYYRLQGLSEEDWEPVRVARLKDESENVW; this is encoded by the coding sequence ATGTCATTCAGCgggaaaaaatttagatCTAGGAGGCAGCTGTTAGCATATGAAGCATCATTAGCAGGGCGATATAAAAAAGCATTGGGTAAGCACCCCTTCCTATTCTTTGGTTTGCCGTTTTGCGCAACAATAGTTTTAGGTTCCTTTTGGTTGTCGAGCTTCACAGCGATCAAATATGAGCAAGGCGATCGTaaagttcaagaaattaatGAAGAGGATatactgaaaatgaagaaaaatcaaagagaaTTCGACATAAAAGAAGAGTATTACCGCCTGCAAGGCCTTTCGGAAGAAGACTGGGAACCTGTACGTGTAGCCAGATTAAAGGACGAATCGGAAAATGTTTGGTAA
- the OST1 gene encoding dolichyl-diphosphooligosaccharide--protein glycotransferase subunit OST1 (similar to Saccharomyces cerevisiae OST1 (YJL002C); ancestral locus Anc_5.214), which yields MRGSWFSWIAGLFLFFFNVSLAAQHAPPSTWENVDYKRTIDVSNAYISETIELTIKNIATEPATEYFAAFESDIFNKISFFSAYLSDEAIFLNSQLFANSTIEAKDEGEDDIRYGIIEFPNAVFPQEEISLVIKSFYNTVGVPYPEHVGMSEEQHLLWKTNKMPLSAYDTKKASLTIIGSSSYEEFHPPNDKNLLGKASSSSFEFGPWESIPSFSAKERLAIIYSHNAPLNEVVNLKRSIWFSHWASTVQFEEYYELTNKAAKLTNGFSRLELMKQIQNQNMRQTHFVTVLDMLLPEGATDHYFTDLVGLVSTSHAERDHFFIRPRFPIFGGWNYNFTVGWTNRLSDFLHTSSSSGDKYVASIPILNGPLDTVYDNVELSIFLPEGAKILDIDSPVPFTKVSVEAQKSYFDLNKGHIKLTFQYRNLITQVANGQVLIKYDYSKNSFFKKPLSIACYIFTALMGVFVLKALNLNLSN from the coding sequence ATGAGGGGTTCTTGGTTTTCCTGGATAGCGGGATTAttcctattttttttcaacgtGTCATTAGCTGCACAACACGCACCACCCTCAACTTGGGAGAACGTTGATTATAAGAGAACCATAGATGTATCCAACGCTTATATTTCCGAAACGATCGAATTAACCATCAAGAATATAGCGACTGAACCAGCGACTGAATATTTCGCTGCCTTTGAAAGtgacattttcaataaaatttccttcttttctgctTATTTGAGTGACGAGGCCATCTTCTTGAATAGTCAGCTGTTTGCCAATTCAACTATAGAGGCCAAAGATGAAGGTGAAGATGACATTAGATACGGGATTATCGAATTTCCAAATGCTGTTTTCCCtcaggaagaaataagcCTTGTCATCAAGAGTTTCTACAATACTGTCGGTGTTCCTTATCCTGAGCACGTTGGGATGTCGGAAGAACAACATCTATTAtggaaaacaaacaaaatgCCACTTTCCGCATATGATACTAAAAAGGCTTCTCTTACGATTATTGGAAGCTCTTCATATGAAGAATTCCATCCTCCAAATGACAAGAATTTACTAGGAAAAGCTAGCAGCagttcttttgaatttgggCCTTGGGAAAGCATTCCAAGTTTTTctgcaaaagaaagacTGGCAATTATCTATTCTCATAACGCGCCTTTGAACGAAGTTGTCAACCTGAAAAGAAGTATCTGGTTTTCCCATTGGGCTTCCACCGTccaatttgaagaatactACGAATTAACGAACAAAGCTGCTAAACTAACCAACGGATTTTCGAGATTAGAACTCATGaagcaaattcaaaatcaaaatatgaGACAAACTCATTTTGTCACTGTCTTAGATATGTTGCTACCCGAGGGTGCTACTGATCATTATTTTACAGATTTGGTTGGGCTTGTTTCTACCTCTCATGCAGAACGTGATCATTTCTTTATAAGACCAAGGTTTCCAATATTTGGAGGTTGGAATTATAACTTCACAGTCGGTTGGACTAATCGATTGTCTGATTTCCTACATACATCTTCTAGCTCAGGAGACAAATACGTTGCTTCTATCCCAATACTTAATGGTCCATTAGATACTGTATACGATAATGTTGAATTGTCGATATTTCTTCCAGAAGGAGCGAAAATTCTCGACATTGACTCTCCAGTTCCTTTTACAAAGGTTTCCGTGGAAGCCCAAAAGTCATATTTTGACTTAAATAAGGGTCACATCAAATTAACTTTCCAGTACAGGAATCTGATTACTCAAGTTGCCAATGGCCAAGTTCTAATTAAGTATGATTACTCAAAGAattccttcttcaaaaagcCCTTGTCTATTGCTTGCTATATTTTTACAGCACTGATGGGGGTTTTTGTCTTAAAagctttgaatttgaatttatcaaaCTAG
- the PRE3 gene encoding proteasome core particle subunit beta 1 (similar to Saccharomyces cerevisiae PRE3 (YJL001W); ancestral locus Anc_5.216), with protein sequence MNGIQVDINRLKKGEVSLGTSIMAVTFKDGVILGADSRTTTGAYIANRVTDKLTRVHDKIWCCRSGSAADTQAIADIVQYHLELYTSQYGPPSTETAASVFKELCYENKDNLTAGIIVAGYDDKNKGEVYTIPIGGSVHKLPYAIAGSGSTFIYGYCDKNFRENMSKEETVDFIKHSLSQAIKWDGSSGGVIRMVVLTADGVERLIFYPDEYERL encoded by the exons ATGAACGGGATTCAAGTGGACATCAATCGTTTGAAGAAGGGTGAAGTTAGTTTGGGTACCTCaat TATGGCCGTAACGTTTAAGGACGGTGTAATACTAGGTGCTGATTCACGTACCACCACTGGTGCGTACATTGCTAACCGTGTGACTGATAAATTGACAAGAGTGCATGACAAAATTTGGTGTTGTAGATCCGGTTCCGCAGCAGACACTCAAGCAATCGCTGACATTGTTCAATACCATTTGGAATTATATACCTCTCAATATGGTCCCCCCTCCACGGAGACTGCTGCCTCTGTATTTAAAGAGCTATGCtatgaaaataaagataatTTGACTGCCGGTATAATTGTGGCTGGGTATGACGACAAGAATAAAGGGGAAGTATATACTATCCCAATTGGTGGCTCCGTTCATAAATTACCTTATGCGATAGCAGGATCCGGATCTACCTTCATATATGGGTACTGTGATAAAAACTTTAGGGAAAACATGTCAAAGGAAGAAACCGTAGATTTCATAAAGCATTCGCTATCGCAAGCTATCAAGTGGGATGGCTCTTCTGGTGGTGTTATAAGAATGGTTGTTTTGACAGCTGATGGTGTAGAACGCTTGATTTTCTACCCAGATGAGTATGAGCGACTATAG
- the AVT1 gene encoding Avt1p (similar to Saccharomyces cerevisiae AVT1 (YJR001W); ancestral locus Anc_5.220): MPEQEPLNLNDRKRSEVHYISIPLNRGSAFSPDDTASQFQSDGFMTRRQSILDQPVGSFKGVNSLSRFATSLRRANSFRNIELNADNERSFFKDASDETYDPYTLAPALDGRRLSVTLNNAGRPRISNSANNDRISTASMAIHDDDYGSIQNSTIGDSGSILRPTASLTEMMSGGAGRSYTNNDMESIVVKRVEGADGKVVTLLAGQSTAPQTIFNSINVLIGIGLLALPLGLKYAGWIFGLTMLTIFALGTFCTAELLSRCLDTDPTLISYADLGYAAFGSKGRALISALFTLDLLGSGVSLVILFGDSLNALFPQYSTTFFKIVSFFVITPPVFIPLSVLSNISLFGILSTTGTVLVICCCGLYKASSPGSLVNPMETNMWPLDLRHLCLSIGLLSACWGGHAVFPNLKTDMRHPDKFKDCLKTTYKITSVTDIGTAVIGFLMFGNMVRDEITKNVLLTEGYPKFIYGLISALMTIIPIAKTPLNARPIVSVLDVLMNVQHIDETASAIKRRMAKGLQLFNRIFINVVFVLIAINFPEFDKIIAFLGAGLCFTICLILPCWFYLRLCKSTIKPWERVACHVTICISVVLSTLGVGAAIIS, encoded by the coding sequence ATGCCTGAGCAAGAACCGTTGAATCTCAATGACCGTAAGCGCTCCGAAGTACACTATATATCGATTCCATTGAATAGAGGTTCTGCATTCTCACCAGATGATACAGCATCACAGTTTCAATCTGACGGGTTCATGACTCGTAGACAATCCATCTTAGACCAGCCAGTCGGCTCTTTCAAGGGCGTTAATTCTTTAAGTCGATTTGCAACTTCATTGAGAAGAGCTAATTCGTTTCGTAACATCGAACTAAATGCAGACAACGAAAGGTCGTTTTTTAAAGACGCCAGTGATGAAACCTACGACCCATATACTTTGGCACCAGCTTTAGACGGTAGGAGATTATCGGTGACTTTAAATAATGCTGGTCGTCCACGCATCAGCAACTCCGCCAACAACGACAGAATTAGTACAGCTAGCATGGCCATCCACGATGACGACTATGGGTCTATTCAAAATTCGACAATTGGAGATTCTGGGTCAATACTACGCCCGACAGCTTCCTTGACTGAAATGATGAGCGGGGGCGCAGGGCGCAGTTATACAAATAATGACATGGAATCAATTGTGGTGAAAAGAGTAGAAGGTGCAGATGGTAAGGTAGTAACTCTTCTTGCTGGTCAATCAACCGCTCCGCAAACTATATTCAACTCAATCAATGTCCTCATTGGCATTGGGCTTCTGGCTCTGCCTCTTGGGCTAAAATATGCTGGCTGGATTTTCGGACTTACTATGCTTACCATTTTTGCTTTAGGAACATTCTGTACAGCTGAGCTTTTGTCCAGATGCTTAGATACAGATCCAACTTTGATATCATATGCGGATTTGGGCTATGCAGCATTTGGTTCAAAGGGTCGTGCCTTGATCTCAGCTCTCTTTACTCTTGATCTACTAGGAAGCGGTGTGTCTTTGGTGATTTTGTTCGGGGATTCCTTGAACGCTCTATTTCCTCAGTACTCGActacttttttcaagatcgtttcattttttgtcATTACACCCCCAGTTTTCATACCATTGAGCGTTCTTTCCAACATCTCTCTTTTCGGCATCCTTTCGACAACTGGAACTGTGCTGGTCATCTGCTGTTGCGGACTATACAAGGCATCTTCTCCAGGTTCATTGGTTAATCCAATGGAAACGAACATGTGGCCATTAGACCTAAGGCACCTTTGCTTATCTATAGGTTTGCTGAGTGCCTGTTGGGGAGGACATGCAGTTTTCCCTAACCTTAAGACGGACATGAGGCATCCAGATAAATTTAAGGACTGTTTGAAAACAACCTATAAGATAACATCAGTCACTGACATAGGTACTGCTGTTATAGGCTTTCTAATGTTCGGGAATATGGTGAGAGATGAAATTACCAAGAATGTCTTGTTAACAGAGGGATATCCGAAATTTATATATGGATTGATATCAGCACTTATGACTATCATCCCTATTGCAAAAACTCCTTTAAATGCAAGGCCAATTGTTTCTGTACTGGACGTTCTCATGAATGTGCAACACATCGATGAAACAGCTAGTGCCattaaaagaagaatggcGAAAGGCCTCCAGTTATTTAATAGAATTTTTATCAATGTTGTTTTCGTTTTAATAGCCATCAATTTCCCTGAGTTTGACAAGATCATTGCATTTTTGGGCGCAGGGTTGTGTTTCACAATTTGTCTTATTTTACCGTGTTGGTTTTATTTGAGACTATGCAAATCGACCATTAAACCATGGGAAAGAGTGGCCTGTCATGTAACCATATGTATAAGTGTCGTGTTGTCTACATTAGGAGTGGGTGCTGCAATCATATCTTAG
- the MPP10 gene encoding rRNA-processing protein MPP10 (similar to Saccharomyces cerevisiae MPP10 (YJR002W); ancestral locus Anc_5.221) has product MSELVEALKFNAGSIISKDSSAASKDVKRYMDTVISNCKNGNTVRKAELDEITIDGLDANQIWWQVKLVLESIDADLIQGIQELRDIVTPSSTNLSDGDNTNSSSERDSGSEEAENDSEGESVLSDEIFEAEKDGSDSVSKKLEDPILDGKEAIAEEVKYSDVEKDRKSPRKNEENFSTDPYGINDEFFDLQKFNRDTLAAENFDDAAGDGEDAEIDYFQDVPSDEEEEEDAIYYEDFFDKPGKESAAKSVDLGGSEDDEVSNGKEFDSAMDKVKLDLFADEEDDLIAEKMGEASDKNLSTFEKQQLEIRKQIEQLEKEAVAEKKWSLKGEVKAKDRPNDALLTEDLEFDRTAKPVPVITSEVTESLEDMIRRRIQDSNFDDLQRRTLLDVSRKSQRPQFELSDIKSSKSLAEIYEDDYARTGDESALSEELKKAHSEISELYTNLVYKLDVLSSIHFIPKPASNSLEIRVETPAISMEDAQPLYMSNASTLAPQEIYNVGKAEKGGEIRLKNGVAMSKEELTREDKNRLRRAMKRKKSKAVSSNLNKKSKKNEVVDTLSRARNVTIINQKGEKKDVSGKTKRSTSGPDGTNIKL; this is encoded by the coding sequence ATGTCAGAACTCGTTGAAGCACTGAAATTTAATGCAGGTAGCATTATTTCGAAAGATTCTTCTGCAGCATCCAAAGATGTCAAAAGATATATGGACACAGTAATAAGTAACTGCAAAAATGGGAATACTGTGAGAAAAGCAGAGTTAGACGAAATCACTATTGATGGTTTAGATGCGAACCAGATTTGGTGGCAGGTCAAGCTGGTCCTCGAAAGCATTGATGCTGATCTGATTCAAGGAATTCAAGAACTAAGAGATATTGTCACGCCTTCTTCTACCAATCTCTCTGATGGGGACAATACAAACTCATCATCTGAAAGAGACAGCGGGAGCGAAGAAGCCGAGAACGATTCTGAGGGAGAGTCTGTGTTATCTGATGAGATTTTTGAGGCTGAGAAGGATGGTAGTGATAGCGTCTCAAAGAAGCTTGAGGATCCAATACTGGATGGCAAAGAAGCTATCGCGGAAGAAGTTAAGTATAGTGACGTGGAGAAAGATAGAAAATCCCCTAGAAAAAACGAAGAGAACTTTTCCACCGATCCTTATGGTATTAATGACGAATTCTTCGATCTCCAAAAGTTCAATAGAGACACTTTAGCTGCGGAAAATTTTGACGATGCTGCTGGTGATGGTGAAGATGCAGAGATAGATTACTTTCAAGATGTACCTTCagatgaagaggaggaggaggatgCCATTTATtatgaagatttttttgacaaACCTGGAAAGGAATCTGCGGCGAAAAGTGTTGACTTAGGCGGttcagaagatgatgaagtaTCGAATGGAAAAGAGTTTGATTCTGCCATGGACAAAGTCAAGTTGGACTTATTTGCTGATGAGGAGGATGATCTAATCgctgaaaaaatgggtgAAGCAAGTGACAAAAACTTGTCTACCTTTGAAAAGCAACAACTAGAGATTAGGAAACAAATAGAACAGCTGGAAAAGGAAGCCGTTGCCGAGAAGAAGTGGTCTTTAAAAGGTGAGGTAAAGGCTAAGGATCGTCCCAATGATGCACTACTTACTGAGgatcttgaatttgatagaACAGCAAAGCCTGTGCCTGTAATAACAAGCGAAGTCACAGAATCATTAGAAGATATGATTAGACGAAGGATACAAGATAGTAACTTCGATGACCTTCAAAGAAGGACCCTTTTAGATGTCTCACGCAAGTCGCAACGGCCACAATTTGAATTAAGCGATATTAAATCGTCAAAGTCACTGGCAGAAATATATGAGGACGATTATGCACGTACCGGAGATGAATCCGCTTTAAGTGAAGAGCTCAAAAAGGCACATTCCGAAATTTCAGAACTCTACACCAATTTGGTATATAAATTGGATGTGCTCTCGTCAATACACTTCATTCCCAAGCCAGCAAGTAATTCCTTGGAAATTAGAGTCGAAACACCTGCTATATCTATGGAGGATGCTCAACCACTGTACATGTCAAATGCGTCTACTTTGGCTCCCCAAGAAATATACAATGTCGGTAAGGCAGAAAAGGGGGGAGAAATCCGCTTGAAGAATGGCGTTGCAATGTCTAAAGAAGAATTGACTAGAGAAGATAAAAACAGATTACGTAGAGCtatgaagagaaagaagtcGAAAGCTGTTTCATCAAAcctgaacaaaaaatccaaaaagaaTGAGGTAGTCGACACTCTGTCAAGAGCCAGAAATGTGACTATCATCAATCAAAAGGGTGAGAAGAAAGATGTTTCCGGTAAGACTAAGAGAAGTACATCAGGGCCTGATGGCACTAACATAAAACTCTGA
- the MRX12 gene encoding Mrx12p (similar to Saccharomyces cerevisiae YJR003C; ancestral locus Anc_5.224), protein MLRSLHTAATSANRRLYSLACLSNRNGNKIIETLLSHHTFDPIRRHLPTDTATLDPYSLSQNVIKSLNTLRVAKEDAAVIHNMMIENLSGLDYSIATIHSKNLRDLGLRPSVSAIKQIIKNNPGRVQSSWEIFMKYKALVQNVPDELIEVVLEKIINFDKAEKIDGKEKLTFQDLARCLYLMDHLSSKNVISSRLIEPILIYAIDNGIPNILAFMVEYKIPLNFFDKYINELTPCQLFDLYSFYAPHNVIVDPLMLHKCVAILGENGTIALTEDENEIISKLQEEIESVKLQCHDSWDFDFPKDNARKTETAFKNLFLEIRKRNLDKMDFKLALTLLRVIGAFKGDIALFFELYYEYLLNFKNNEESLMFEAFLALSCQGYKKGNVKMLEYADAFVNDGTDDMLKSKTLSVLIVANAKTNINLSLQIYNSNIAKANKGKNDSTDLADSDILTESLILAFLSKGDADFARVIFDGALGEKVISGPTAAKRIKKLLARYGEAVEAKESKEVMQSRIEHYMKTI, encoded by the coding sequence ATGTTGCGTTCACTTCATACAGCAGCTACTTCTGCCAACAGGAGGCTATACTCTCTGGCATGTCTTTCGAATAGAAATGGAAacaaaatcattgaaaCACTTTTGAGCCATCATACATTCGACCCAATTCGCCGTCACTTACCCACGGATACGGCCACCCTCGATCCATACTCTCTATCACAGAATGTTATTAAAAGCCTAAACACGTTAAGGGTCGCCAAAGAAGATGCAGCCGTGATACACAATATGATGATAGAAAATCTAAGTGGTCTTGACTACAGCATTGCAACAATTCACTCTAAGAATTTGCGTGACCTTGGTTTGAGGCCATCAGTTTCCGCCATAAAGCaaataatcaaaaacaaCCCGGGAAGGGTACAAAGTTCATGGGAAATTTTCATGAAATATAAAGCTTTAGTACAAAATGTTCCTGATGAATTGATTGAGGTGGTTCTAGAGAAAATCATTAACTTTGACAAGGCCGAAAAGATCGatggaaaggaaaaattaacTTTTCAAGATCTGGCAAGGTGTTTATATTTAATGGATCACCTTTCATCGAAGAATGTTATATCTTCAAGGCTCATAGAACCCATTCTCATTTATGCAATAGACAATGGAATTCCTAATATTTTAGCTTTTATGGTGGAATATAAAATACCGTTAAACTTCTTTGATAAGTATATCAACGAATTGACACCCTGCCAACTTTTCGATCTTTACAGCTTCTACGCACCTCATAATGTGATAGTTGATCCATTAATGCTACATAAATGTGTAGCAATCCTGGGAGAAAACGGGACGATCGCTCTTACTGAAgacgaaaatgaaataatcaGTAAGCTGCAGGAAGAGATAGAAAGTGTTAAGTTGCAGTGTCACGATAGTTGGGACTTCGATTTTCCGAAAGACAATGCTCGCAAAACAGAAACggcattcaaaaatttattcTTAGAAATTAGGAAAAGAAACCTAGACAAAATGGACTTTAAGTTAGCTCTCACATTATTGAGGGTAATTGGAGCTTTCAAAGGTGACATTGCCCTATTTTTCGAGTTGTATTACGAATACCTCTTGAACTTCaagaataatgaagaaagccTAATGTTTGAAGCGTTTTTGGCGCTCTCCTGCCAAGGCTATAAAAAAGGTAATGTCAAAATGCTGGAATATGCCGACGCTTTTGTAAATGACGGTACTGATGACATGCTTAAAAGCAAAACTTTAAGCGTGCTAATTGTCGCCAAtgcaaaaacaaatataaaTTTATCTCTCCAGATTTACAATTCTAATATAGCCAAGGCTAACaagggaaaaaatgattcCACAGATCTTGCTGACAGTGACATACTTACTGAGTCGCTTATTTTAGCTTTTTTATCCAAAGGTGATGCTGATTTTGCTAGGGTCATCTTTGATGGTGCATTAGGAGAGAAGGTGATATCGGGACCCACTGctgcaaaaagaataaagaagcTCTTGGCGCGATATGGAGAAGCGGTAGAGGCTaaagaaagcaaagaaGTTATGCAATCTAGGATAGAGCATTATATGAAAACCATTTGA
- the SAG1 gene encoding Sag1p (similar to Saccharomyces cerevisiae SAG1 (YJR004C); ancestral locus Anc_5.225), protein MSTILSIVVWLCSLAFSSAANIDDISFSNLEIAPLTSNKQPDQGWTASFDFTIADASSIKEGDEFSLSMPHVYRVKLSDVSQTTTISLKDGTEAFKCYVSQQAAYLHENTIFRCTALTKLSSYNTIDGSITFSLNFSNGNSKYEYELENAKFFKSGPMLVQLGDQMSDVVSFDSATFTENVLHSGRTTGYDSFESYHLGMRCPNGYFLGGTEKIDYDNSEQNVNLDCSSVQVYSSNDFNDWWFPQSYNDTNADVSCFGSSLWITLDEKLDNGEMVWVNALQSLPAGTNTVDHALQFQYSCFDTIANTTYATQFSTTREFIVYQGKNLATASANTSTTTTGWVSATTTGWTSTTTTGWTSIYASTYSTESTVTIGKDTQTTPEVIIHEGTSSTQLASTTKTGWTSTYASTYSTESTVTSGEDTQTTPEVIIHEGTSSTQLASTTKTGWTSTYASTYSTESTVTSGEDTQTTPEVIIHEETPSIQLTSTTVLIESTTIGWTDAVRTVTSHFTSSFPAMINSIPRVSSSVAFKTSDASISSTKSEYTTIIANTTSVSPGNSETIVNETFASFTRSFFYASPSCSLSPDPSFSMSAPPDSSLRVSKSLSSLAHTSGPTCNSSMETKNTEAYEYATLTTSKAGSSPLSGIATSSHENEIGGSSTSSLIAHYSSAPYGQPSSLNLQLSPTSTSIISIYEGDACTFPSSELSSIFFLVISCLLC, encoded by the coding sequence atgtctACCATCCTCAGTATTGTTGTATGGCTTTGTTCTTTGGCGTTTTCCTCTGCCGCGAATATCGACGATATCTCGTTTTCCAATTTGGAAATTGCTCCATTGACTTCCAATAAGCAACCCGATCAAGGTTGGACCGCCAGTTTTGATTTTACTATCGCTGATGCATCTTCCATCAAAGAGGGCGATGAATTCTCATTGTCAATGCCACATGTTTATAGAGTTAAGTTGTCAGATGTGTCTCAAACAACTACCATCTCATTAAAGGATGGTACTGAGGCTTTCAAATGCTATGTTTCCCAACAAGCTGCTTACCTACACGAAAATACGATTTTTAGATGTACTGCTCTGACTAAATTATCCTCTTATAATACCATTGACGGTTCCATAACATTTTCCCTTAATTTCAGCAACGGTAATTCCAAGTATGAATATGAATTAGAAAACGCgaagtttttcaagtcAGGACCCATGCTTGTTCAGCTCGGTGATCAAATGTCTGACGTGGTAAGTTTCGATTCTGCTACATTTACAGAAAACGTTTTGCATTCTGGGCGTACAACTGGTTATGATTCGTTTGAAAGTTATCATTTGGGTATGCGCTGTCCTAACGGATATTTCTTAGGTGGTACTGAAAAGATAGATTACGACAATTCTGAACAGAATGTTAATTTGGATTGCTCTTCAGTTCAGGTTTATTCATCCAATGACTTTAACGATTGGTGGTTTCCACAAAGCTACAATGATACAAATGCCGACGTTAGCTGTTTTGGTAGCAGCTTATGGATTACACTTGACGAAAAATTAGATAATGGTGAAATGGTATGGGTAAACGCGTTGCAATCCCTTCCTGCGGGTACAAACACTGTAGATCATGCACTGCAATTCCAATATTCATGTTTCGACACCATAGCAAATACTACATACGCTACACAATTTTCGACTACTAGGGAATTTATTGTTTATCAGGGCAAGAATCTCGCCACTGCCAGCGCTAATACATCAACTACAACTACTGGATGGGTATCAGCTACTACTACCGGGTGGACTTCAACTACTACAACTGGATGGACAAGTATATACGCTAGCACGTATTCCACTGAATCCACCGTCACGATTGGAAAAGACACTCAAACCACGCCGGAAGTAATCATCCACGAGGGGACTTCTAGCACACAGTTGGCTTCAACTACTAAAACTGGATGGACAAGTACATACGCTAGCACGTATTCCACTGAATCCACCGTCACGAGTGGAGAAGACACTCAAACCACACCGGAAGTAATCATCCACGAGGGGACTTCTAGCACACAGTTGGCTTCAACTACTAAAACTGGATGGACAAGTACATACGCTAGCACGTATTCCACTGAATCCACCGTCACGAGTGGAGAAGACACTCAAACCACACCGGAAGTAATCATTCACGAGGAGACTCCCAGCATACAGCTAACTTCAACCACCGTACTTATTGAAAGTACAACTATTGGATGGACAGACGCTGTGAGAACTGTCACTTCACACTTTACCTCCTCTTTTCCTGCAATGATCAATAGCATACCACGGGTCTCTTCATCCGTAGCGTTTAAAACGTCGGATGCTTCAATTTCCAGCACCAAATCCGAGTACACTACAATTATTGCCAACACCACCTCTGTTTCCCCTGGAAATTCAGAGACGATTGTAAATGAAACTTTTGCATCCTTCACGAGAAGCTTCTTTTACGCCTCCCCTAGCTGCTCACTATCACCCGATCCATCCTTTTCTATGTCTGCTCCACCTGATTCATCTCTACGCGTAAGCAAATCATTGTCTAGCCTTGCGCATACCTCTGGACCAACATGTAACTCATCCATGGAAACGAAAAATACAGAAGCCTATGAGTACGCGACTTTAACAACATCTAAAGCAGGCTCCAGCCCATTGAGTGGAATAGCAACTTCATCTCATGAGAATGAAATCGGTGGCTCCTCGACGTCGTCTTTGATAGCACATTACTCTTCTGCTCCATACGGCCAACCATCTTCGCTTAATTTACAACTGAGCCCTACATCAACCTCTATTATTTCAATATATGAAGGTGATGCTTGTACTTTTCCATCGAGTGAACTGAgttccatcttttttcttgttatatCGTGCCTGCTGTGTTAG